Proteins found in one Anabas testudineus chromosome 1, fAnaTes1.2, whole genome shotgun sequence genomic segment:
- the pex6 gene encoding peroxisome assembly factor 2 isoform X2: MAAQVELVCLESFPSHLSPLEVLVLESQLDSVFHHDTDPPTVLFTPRRCQGSEKPGILLRLHSTTEEETAGCGGRNTDSDTESRRRVRIFVSRFFLRHHGFQLHGSTGTVRTLEPVKLDRVVLGARSRQSLRWAGSEQFTGGLLELCRQGQWLLVRRGDPLLLPRHPLLGDEPAQVQQRLLELQVLDCSPVTQGRITADTSLVLTDCWDSVDPPAVAASCRLLRLCVSDFAHYADSLGGGRSLLDNRKLLDSGFSGVLQALECRVDVRVVDSQRWLGVRGQQGAAVDVDSCVFMSKQLLLRQGLFNQEWVRLSRPGGPFRPSTGQTEVKGVCRERLVSVVVVDLSLSPDLQIHGEVGFISATLWFNLTEGDVIPLNSCTLRMKRWKLSPPEPGGRSDSFCRSASPLSASELHIQPVVSPLYSNLSCYDNLLSEHFSTPRLVSQGDILSVPAENHPDLLENNYDGIHRSPMLFFKVQKVCSSAEEEEGPHLADRQHTSLYLGMSTNSPVPCCSVDGASLWSSLSPPGLNKTVDLISSIILPHLHHSSLCACTILLHGAAGSGKMTAVGAASRRLNLHLLKVDCVSVCADTPAASEVKLTSVFQRAEALQPCILLLRNLQLLLRPKGTTEEDGRVQAVLCQLLHSVPTSVVVVATVCRPRELSAGVMAAFIHQLALESPTEEQRCTMLVSLSRHLPLGRDVNLERLAKLTAGFVLGDLQALLVEAGRAACRRLIHTCGDRKEEDLCSSGVTILNQDFTSALETLQDAQSKAIGAPKIPNVRWEDVGGLQQVKREILDTVQLPLQHPELLSLGLNRTGVLLYGPPGTGKTLLAKAVATECSMTFLSVKGPELINMYVGQSEENIREVFCRARSAAPCVVFFDELDSLAPSRGRSGDSGGVMDRVVSQLLAELDALHSSVGVFVIGATNRPDLLDQSLLRPGRFDKLVYVGINEDRVSQLQVLQAILRKFQLEAAVNLQEVVDRCPAHMTGADLYALCSDAMATAIKRKICLIDAGLDSEDSPVLLCVEDFSTALENFKPSVSDQELLRYKNIQQKIVAK; the protein is encoded by the exons ATGGCGGCGCAGGTGGAGCTGGTCTGTTTGGAGAGTTTCCCGTCGCACCTGAGTCCTCTGGAAGTTCTGGTTCTGGAGTCTCAGCTGGACTCCGTGTTCCACCACGATACGGATCCACCGACCGTTCTGTTCACGCCCCGGCGGTGCCAGGGCTCCGAGAAGCCGGGTATTCTACTGCGCCTTCACTCCACCACCGAGGAGGAGACAGCGGGCTGCGGAGGAAGAAACACCGACTCCGACACAGAGTCTCGGCGCCGGGTCCGGATCTTCGTCAGCCGCTTCTTCCTGCGGCACCACGGGTTCCAGCTGCACGGCAGCACGGGGACCGTCCGGACTCTGGAGCCGGTCAAACTGGACAGAGTGGTGCTTGGAGCCCGCAGCAGACAGAGTCTCCGTTGGGCCGGATCGGAGCAGTTCACCGGCGGGCTGCTGGAGCTCTGTCGTCAGGGACAGTGGCTGCTGGTCCGGCGGGGAGACCCGCTGCTGCTGCCCCGACACCCGCTGCTGGGGGACGAACCGGCCCAG GTGCAGCAGCGGCTGTTGGAGCTGCAGGTGTTGGACTGCAGTCCTGTGACACAGGGGAGGATCACTGCAGACACCTCTCTGGTTCTGACTGACTGCTGGGACTCCGTGGACCCCCCAGCTGTCGCCGCCTCCTGCAGACTGCTCAGACTGTGCGTGTCAGACTTCGCTCATTATGCCGACAGCCTCGGAGGGGGGCGCTCTCTCCTTGACAACAGGAAGCTCCTGGACTCGGGGTTCTCTGGCGTCCTGCAGGCGCTGGAGTGCAGGGTGGACGTCCGTGTGGTCGACAGTCAGCGGTGGCtcggggtcagaggtcagcaggGGGCTGCTGTGGATGTGGACAGCTGTGTATTTATGAGCAAACAGCTGCTCCTCAGGCAGGGGCTGTTCAACCAGGAGTGGGTGAGGCTGTCGAGACCGGGCGGACCTTTCAGACCCTCGACAGGTCAGACCGAAGTCAAGGGTGTCTGCAGAGAGCGGCTGGtctctgtggtggtggtggattTAAGTCTGAGTCCAGACCTGCAGATCCATGGTGAAGTTGGATTCATATCAGCGACTCTGTGGTTCAACCTGACTGAAGGAGACGTGATTCCTCTGAACAGCTGCACGCTGAGGATGAAG AGGTGGAAGCTGTCTCCTCCGGAGCCCGGTGGTCGCTCCGATAGTTTCTGTCGCTCGGCTTCTCCTTTGTCCGCCAGCGAGCTTCACATCCAGCCGGTCGTCTCTCCGCTGTACAGCAACCTGAGCTGCTACGACAACCTGCTGTCCGAGCACTTCAGCACCCCCAG GCTGGTTTCACAGGGAGACATTCTGTCAGTTCCAGCTGAAAACCATCCCGACCTGCTGGAGAACAACTATGATGGGATTCACAG GAGTCCCATGCTGTTCTTCAAAGTGCAGAAGGTGTGTTcatctgcagaggaagaagaaggaccTCACCTGGCTGACAGACAGCACACCTCTCTCTACCTG GGAATGTCCACCAACAGCCCCGtcccctgctgctctgtggacggAGCATCTCTGTGGAGCAGTCTGTCTCCTCCGGGACTAAACAAGACCGTCGACCtcatcagcagcatcatccTGCCGCACCTGCACCACAG CTCTTTGTGTGCTTGCACCATCCTCCTTCATGGTGCTGCAGGAAGTGGCAAGATGACGGCGGTTGGCGCGGCAAGTCGCAGACTGAACCTCCACCTGCTGAAG GTGGactgtgtgagcgtgtgtgccGACACTCCTGCAGCCTCTGAGGTGAAGCTGACGTCGGTGTTTCAGCGGGCCGAGGCCCTGCAGCCCTGCATCCTGCTGCTCAGAaacctgcagctcctgctcagACCCAAAGGGACCACCGAGGAGGACGGCAGGGTCCAGGCAGTGCTCTGCCAGCTGCTCCACAGCGTCCCCACCAG tgtggtTGTGGTGGCGACTGTCTGCAGACCTCGGGAGCTGTCTGCAGGTGTCATGGCAGCATTCATCCACCAGCTGGCGTTAGAGAGCCCCACTGAGGAGCAGCGCTGCACCATGCTGGTCAGCCTGAGCCGACACCTTCCCCTGGGGAGAGACGTGAACCTGGAGAGACTCGCTAAACTCACAGCA GGTTTTGTGTTGGGGGATCTACAGGCTCTGCTGGTTGAGGCTGGTAGAGCAGCCTGCAGGAGGCTGATCCACACCTG CGGTGATCGGAAGGAGGAGGATCTGTGCTCCAGTGGTGTGACCATCCTGAACCAGGACTTCACCTCTGCTCTGGAGACTCTGCAGGACGCCCAGTCTAAGGCCATCGGGGCCCCGAAG ATCCCAAACGTGCGCTGGGAGGATGTCGGAGGTCTGCAGCAGGTGAAGAGAGAGATCCTGGACACGGTCCAGCTTCCCCTGCAGCATCCAGAGCTCCTGTCTCTGGGTCTGAACAGGACTGGAGTCCTGCTGTATGGACCCCCCGGCACAGGAAAAACCCTGCTGGCTAAAGCTGTGGCCACTGAGTGCTCCATGACCTTCCTCAG CGTTAAAGGTCCAGAGCTGATCAACATGTACGTGGGTCAGAGTGAAGAGAACATCAGGGAAG TTTTCTGCAGAGCGCGCTCAGCAGCTCCGTGCGTTGTCTTCTTTGATGAGTTGGACTCTCTGGCTCCCAGCAGAGGGCGCAGTGGAGACTCTGGAGGGGTGATGGACAG GGTCGTTTCTCAGCTGCTCGCCGAGCTCGACGCACTGCACTCGTCTGTCGGGGTCTTTGTGATCGGAGCCACAAACCGCCCAGATCTACTGGACCAGTCACTGCTGAGGCCCggcag GTTTGACAAACTGGTCTATGTTGGGATCAACGAGGACCGAGTCTCTCAGCTGCAGGTTCTCCAGGCCATCCTCAGAaa GTTCCAGTTGGAGGCTGCGGTGAACCTGCAGGAGGTGGTGGATCGTTGTCCCGCTCACATGACCGGTGCTGACCTCTACGCTCTCTGTTCAGACGCCATGGCAACCGCCATCAAGAGAAAGATCTGTCTCATCGACGCAG GTCTGGACTCGGAGGACTCTCCTGTCCTCCTGTGTGTCGAGGATTTCTCTACAGCATTAGAAAACTTCAAGCCGTCTGTTTCTGACCAGGAGCTGCTAAGATACAAAAACATTCAACAGAAAATAGTTGCAAAGTAG
- the pex6 gene encoding peroxisome assembly factor 2 isoform X1 has protein sequence MAAQVELVCLESFPSHLSPLEVLVLESQLDSVFHHDTDPPTVLFTPRRCQGSEKPGILLRLHSTTEEETAGCGGRNTDSDTESRRRVRIFVSRFFLRHHGFQLHGSTGTVRTLEPVKLDRVVLGARSRQSLRWAGSEQFTGGLLELCRQGQWLLVRRGDPLLLPRHPLLGDEPAQVQQRLLELQVLDCSPVTQGRITADTSLVLTDCWDSVDPPAVAASCRLLRLCVSDFAHYADSLGGGRSLLDNRKLLDSGFSGVLQALECRVDVRVVDSQRWLGVRGQQGAAVDVDSCVFMSKQLLLRQGLFNQEWVRLSRPGGPFRPSTGQTEVKGVCRERLVSVVVVDLSLSPDLQIHGEVGFISATLWFNLTEGDVIPLNSCTLRMKRWKLSPPEPGGRSDSFCRSASPLSASELHIQPVVSPLYSNLSCYDNLLSEHFSTPRLVSQGDILSVPAENHPDLLENNYDGIHRSPMLFFKVQKVCSSAEEEEGPHLADRQHTSLYLGMSTNSPVPCCSVDGASLWSSLSPPGLNKTVDLISSIILPHLHHSSSLCACTILLHGAAGSGKMTAVGAASRRLNLHLLKVDCVSVCADTPAASEVKLTSVFQRAEALQPCILLLRNLQLLLRPKGTTEEDGRVQAVLCQLLHSVPTSVVVVATVCRPRELSAGVMAAFIHQLALESPTEEQRCTMLVSLSRHLPLGRDVNLERLAKLTAGFVLGDLQALLVEAGRAACRRLIHTCGDRKEEDLCSSGVTILNQDFTSALETLQDAQSKAIGAPKIPNVRWEDVGGLQQVKREILDTVQLPLQHPELLSLGLNRTGVLLYGPPGTGKTLLAKAVATECSMTFLSVKGPELINMYVGQSEENIREVFCRARSAAPCVVFFDELDSLAPSRGRSGDSGGVMDRVVSQLLAELDALHSSVGVFVIGATNRPDLLDQSLLRPGRFDKLVYVGINEDRVSQLQVLQAILRKFQLEAAVNLQEVVDRCPAHMTGADLYALCSDAMATAIKRKICLIDAGLDSEDSPVLLCVEDFSTALENFKPSVSDQELLRYKNIQQKIVAK, from the exons ATGGCGGCGCAGGTGGAGCTGGTCTGTTTGGAGAGTTTCCCGTCGCACCTGAGTCCTCTGGAAGTTCTGGTTCTGGAGTCTCAGCTGGACTCCGTGTTCCACCACGATACGGATCCACCGACCGTTCTGTTCACGCCCCGGCGGTGCCAGGGCTCCGAGAAGCCGGGTATTCTACTGCGCCTTCACTCCACCACCGAGGAGGAGACAGCGGGCTGCGGAGGAAGAAACACCGACTCCGACACAGAGTCTCGGCGCCGGGTCCGGATCTTCGTCAGCCGCTTCTTCCTGCGGCACCACGGGTTCCAGCTGCACGGCAGCACGGGGACCGTCCGGACTCTGGAGCCGGTCAAACTGGACAGAGTGGTGCTTGGAGCCCGCAGCAGACAGAGTCTCCGTTGGGCCGGATCGGAGCAGTTCACCGGCGGGCTGCTGGAGCTCTGTCGTCAGGGACAGTGGCTGCTGGTCCGGCGGGGAGACCCGCTGCTGCTGCCCCGACACCCGCTGCTGGGGGACGAACCGGCCCAG GTGCAGCAGCGGCTGTTGGAGCTGCAGGTGTTGGACTGCAGTCCTGTGACACAGGGGAGGATCACTGCAGACACCTCTCTGGTTCTGACTGACTGCTGGGACTCCGTGGACCCCCCAGCTGTCGCCGCCTCCTGCAGACTGCTCAGACTGTGCGTGTCAGACTTCGCTCATTATGCCGACAGCCTCGGAGGGGGGCGCTCTCTCCTTGACAACAGGAAGCTCCTGGACTCGGGGTTCTCTGGCGTCCTGCAGGCGCTGGAGTGCAGGGTGGACGTCCGTGTGGTCGACAGTCAGCGGTGGCtcggggtcagaggtcagcaggGGGCTGCTGTGGATGTGGACAGCTGTGTATTTATGAGCAAACAGCTGCTCCTCAGGCAGGGGCTGTTCAACCAGGAGTGGGTGAGGCTGTCGAGACCGGGCGGACCTTTCAGACCCTCGACAGGTCAGACCGAAGTCAAGGGTGTCTGCAGAGAGCGGCTGGtctctgtggtggtggtggattTAAGTCTGAGTCCAGACCTGCAGATCCATGGTGAAGTTGGATTCATATCAGCGACTCTGTGGTTCAACCTGACTGAAGGAGACGTGATTCCTCTGAACAGCTGCACGCTGAGGATGAAG AGGTGGAAGCTGTCTCCTCCGGAGCCCGGTGGTCGCTCCGATAGTTTCTGTCGCTCGGCTTCTCCTTTGTCCGCCAGCGAGCTTCACATCCAGCCGGTCGTCTCTCCGCTGTACAGCAACCTGAGCTGCTACGACAACCTGCTGTCCGAGCACTTCAGCACCCCCAG GCTGGTTTCACAGGGAGACATTCTGTCAGTTCCAGCTGAAAACCATCCCGACCTGCTGGAGAACAACTATGATGGGATTCACAG GAGTCCCATGCTGTTCTTCAAAGTGCAGAAGGTGTGTTcatctgcagaggaagaagaaggaccTCACCTGGCTGACAGACAGCACACCTCTCTCTACCTG GGAATGTCCACCAACAGCCCCGtcccctgctgctctgtggacggAGCATCTCTGTGGAGCAGTCTGTCTCCTCCGGGACTAAACAAGACCGTCGACCtcatcagcagcatcatccTGCCGCACCTGCACCACAG CAGCTCTTTGTGTGCTTGCACCATCCTCCTTCATGGTGCTGCAGGAAGTGGCAAGATGACGGCGGTTGGCGCGGCAAGTCGCAGACTGAACCTCCACCTGCTGAAG GTGGactgtgtgagcgtgtgtgccGACACTCCTGCAGCCTCTGAGGTGAAGCTGACGTCGGTGTTTCAGCGGGCCGAGGCCCTGCAGCCCTGCATCCTGCTGCTCAGAaacctgcagctcctgctcagACCCAAAGGGACCACCGAGGAGGACGGCAGGGTCCAGGCAGTGCTCTGCCAGCTGCTCCACAGCGTCCCCACCAG tgtggtTGTGGTGGCGACTGTCTGCAGACCTCGGGAGCTGTCTGCAGGTGTCATGGCAGCATTCATCCACCAGCTGGCGTTAGAGAGCCCCACTGAGGAGCAGCGCTGCACCATGCTGGTCAGCCTGAGCCGACACCTTCCCCTGGGGAGAGACGTGAACCTGGAGAGACTCGCTAAACTCACAGCA GGTTTTGTGTTGGGGGATCTACAGGCTCTGCTGGTTGAGGCTGGTAGAGCAGCCTGCAGGAGGCTGATCCACACCTG CGGTGATCGGAAGGAGGAGGATCTGTGCTCCAGTGGTGTGACCATCCTGAACCAGGACTTCACCTCTGCTCTGGAGACTCTGCAGGACGCCCAGTCTAAGGCCATCGGGGCCCCGAAG ATCCCAAACGTGCGCTGGGAGGATGTCGGAGGTCTGCAGCAGGTGAAGAGAGAGATCCTGGACACGGTCCAGCTTCCCCTGCAGCATCCAGAGCTCCTGTCTCTGGGTCTGAACAGGACTGGAGTCCTGCTGTATGGACCCCCCGGCACAGGAAAAACCCTGCTGGCTAAAGCTGTGGCCACTGAGTGCTCCATGACCTTCCTCAG CGTTAAAGGTCCAGAGCTGATCAACATGTACGTGGGTCAGAGTGAAGAGAACATCAGGGAAG TTTTCTGCAGAGCGCGCTCAGCAGCTCCGTGCGTTGTCTTCTTTGATGAGTTGGACTCTCTGGCTCCCAGCAGAGGGCGCAGTGGAGACTCTGGAGGGGTGATGGACAG GGTCGTTTCTCAGCTGCTCGCCGAGCTCGACGCACTGCACTCGTCTGTCGGGGTCTTTGTGATCGGAGCCACAAACCGCCCAGATCTACTGGACCAGTCACTGCTGAGGCCCggcag GTTTGACAAACTGGTCTATGTTGGGATCAACGAGGACCGAGTCTCTCAGCTGCAGGTTCTCCAGGCCATCCTCAGAaa GTTCCAGTTGGAGGCTGCGGTGAACCTGCAGGAGGTGGTGGATCGTTGTCCCGCTCACATGACCGGTGCTGACCTCTACGCTCTCTGTTCAGACGCCATGGCAACCGCCATCAAGAGAAAGATCTGTCTCATCGACGCAG GTCTGGACTCGGAGGACTCTCCTGTCCTCCTGTGTGTCGAGGATTTCTCTACAGCATTAGAAAACTTCAAGCCGTCTGTTTCTGACCAGGAGCTGCTAAGATACAAAAACATTCAACAGAAAATAGTTGCAAAGTAG